From a region of the Arvicanthis niloticus isolate mArvNil1 chromosome 6, mArvNil1.pat.X, whole genome shotgun sequence genome:
- the Pipox gene encoding peroxisomal sarcosine oxidase — translation MAAQTDLWDAIVIGAGIQGCFTAYHLAKHSKRVLLLEQFFLPHSRGSSHGQSRIIRKAYSEEFYTRMMKECYQTWARLEHEAGTQLHRQTELLFLGTKENPGLKTIQATLSRQGIDHECLSSVDLKQRFPNLRFTGGEVGLLDKTGGVLYADKALRALQHVICQLGGMVCDGEKVVEIRPGLPVTVKTTSKSYQANSLVITAGPWTNRVLRPLGIELPLQTLRINVCYWREKVPGSYSVSQAFPCILGLDLAPHHIYGLPASEYPGLMKICYHHGDNVDPEERDCPKTFSDIQDVQILCRFVRDHLPGLRPEPDIMERCMYTNTPDEHFILDCHPKYDNIVIGAGFSGHGFKLAPVVGKILYELSMKLPPSYDLAPFRISRFSVLSKAHL, via the exons ATGGCTGCTCAGACAGATCTCTGGGATGCTATTGTGATTGGAGCAGGCATCCAGGGCTGCTTTACTGCATACCACCTGGCCAAACACTCCAAGAGGGTCCTCCTGCTGGAGCAG TTCTTTCTTCCCCATTCCCGAGGAAGCTCACATGGACAGAGCCGAATAATCAGAAAGGCTTATTCAGAGGAGTTCTACACAAGGATGATGAAGGAATGTTACCAGACATGGGCCCGGCTGGAGCATGAAGCTGGAACCCAATTGCACAG GCAGACTGAGCTCTTGTTTCTGGGAACAAAGGAAAATCCAGGATTAAAGACAATCCAGGCCACTCTGTCTAGGCAGGGGATTGACCATGAGTGTCTTTCCTCAGTGGATTTAAAGCAACGCTTTCCCAACCTTCGGTTCACCGGGGGAGAAGTGGGGCTCTTGGACAAGACTGGAGGTGTCCTCTATGCAGACAAGGCCCTCAGAGCCCTCCAG CATGTAATTTGCCAGCTAGGAGGCATGGTGTGTGATGGAGAGAAGGTAGTGGAGATAAGACCTGGTCTGCCTGTCACAGTGAAAACCACCTCGAAGAGCTACCAAGCCAACAGCTTGGTCATCACTGCTGGTCCCTGGACCAACCGGGTTCTTCGTCCTCTGGGGATTGAGTTGCCTCTCCAG ACCCTTAGGATCAATGTGTGTTACTGGAGAGAGAAAGTCCCTGGGAGCTATAGTGTATCACAAGCCTTCCCATGCATCCTGGGTCTGGATCTGGCCCCTCACCACATCTACGGACTGCCAGCATCAGAGTACCCGGGGCTGATGAAG atCTGCTATCACCATGGTGACAATGTGGACCCAGAGGAGCGGGACTGCCCCAAAACCTTCTCAGACATCCAAGATGTTCAGATTCTATGCCGCTTTGTCAGAGATCATTTACCAGGCCTGCGGCCGGAGCCAGACATCATGGAACGCTGCATGTACACG AATACTCCCGATGAGCACTTCATTCTTGATTGCCACCCAAAGTATGACAACATTGTCATCGGCGCTGGATTCTCTG GACATGGATTCAAGCTGGCCCCTGTTGTGGGGAAGATCCTCTATGAGCTGAGCATGAAACTACCACCATCCTATGACCTGGCTCCATTTCGAATAAGCCGCTTCTCTGTCCTGAGCAAAGCCCATCTTTGA